In one Culex quinquefasciatus strain JHB chromosome 2, VPISU_Cqui_1.0_pri_paternal, whole genome shotgun sequence genomic region, the following are encoded:
- the LOC6035781 gene encoding uncharacterized protein LOC6035781, with product MDDLFGKKKEVVPILDLSRSTATTREEFKKMYEKVPDYKTRPIKVRPEEIRFKDKDTSYKMPKKELKMLLKNGGDRDKLYTYMDPIPTEMRNLVIMELCSVSIDWKMLTPQRPKTKIEEEYFSKLVELGKLQIKTEQRDKRENQLSSSVRKVKNKSGIIESRIFTCNECAEEFCNGKVCLDFNYDLYTRIAPKAPIVKTNSQQQISTTKILAELNQKSIDSGSGGSTSKKSGIGGGGRRSIRRKSKTRSKSAEEDDGNQSGGGGGGGGAAGVGGKKKTKKSSRSKSPGK from the exons ATGGACGACCTGTTCGGCAAGAAGAAGGAGGTGGTCCCCATTCTGGACCTGTCCCGGTCAACGGCGACCACCCGGGAAGAGTTCAAGAAGATGTACGAAAAGGTCCCGGACTATAAGACGCGCCCGATCAAGGTGCGACCGGAGGAGATTCGGTTCAAGGATAAGGACACCAGCTACAAGATGCCCAAGAAGGAGCTGAAGATGCTGCTCAAGAACGGGGGCGATCGGGACAAGCTGTACACGTACATGGATCCGATTCCGACGGAGATGCGGAATTTGGTGATTATGGAGCTGTGCAGCGTGTCGATCGACTGGAAGATGCTGACGCCGCAGCGGCCAAAGACCAAAATTGAGGAGGAGTACTTTAGCAA ACTGGTGGAGCTCGGCAAGCTGCAGATAAAAACCGAGCAACGCGATAAGCGTGAGAACCAGCTCTCGTCGTCGGTGCGCAAGGTGAAGAACAAATCCGGCATCATCGAGTCGCGGATCTTCACGTGCAACGAGTGCGCCGAGGAGTTTTGCAACGGCAAGGTGTGTCTGGACTTTAACTACGACCTGTACACGCGGATCGCACCGAAGGCGCCGATCGTGAAGACGAACTCGCAGCAGCAGATCAGCACCACGAAGATACTGGCGGAGCTGAACCAGAAGAGCATCGACAGCGGGAGCGGGGGGAGTACGTCGAAGAAGAGTGGGATTGGGGGTGGTGGGAGGAGGTCGATCCGGAGAAAGTCCAAGACGCGGTCCAAGTCGGCGGAGGAGGACGATGGCAATCAGAGTGGGGGTGGTGGGGGAGGAGGGGGAGCGGCGGGGGTTGGAGGGAAGAAGAAGACTAAGAAATCGTCCAGGAGTAAAAGTCCGGGGAAGTGA